In Xanthomonas sp. SI, the following are encoded in one genomic region:
- a CDS encoding SdrD B-like domain-containing protein, translating to MAVLLSAAPALAAAADLQITNLSDTGYDPTPAGGNVVYSVTVENSAADTVNNAVVIFDLPAGAQAGSPLPSSCSVAAGNAQRIECRVGTLVGTFSSNGAPVTFQLPVSTVGLVPGTIEIRGAIGVETGLPAASTPIASLADADPFFAGDSNAANNRRLEATTLESAGDLSVEKTATPNPVVAGAEVTYTVTVRNAGPSASAGFTVVDTLPAAVQYVANSFNGSGWTFNSGSMTATHAGALANGGSSSFTFRARVTAASGNIVNTARVQAGSTPDPLPDNNTGSVTTTVTAGADLALSKSVNPSPAISGQPVTFNIQVRNQGPSAALNPRFVDNLPTGFLASGGTVPAGWTCTNSNGNATRTCALNGSLAVGAVADFTIESTVPASGTNSSGDVTNSATASSDTPDANSTDNTGSTTFTVLADGADLSLQKTKTPALVPVWSGVGSDLDSRMTSSIVVRNMGPRPATGQVQTVDTLATGEELLQPDGSVAQPGVAFASGAWTCSVDQAYSGSSVQHVTCDLGAGSLPLAVGAQAPTLQLLTRARSSSANLLNNACTGGSGGSIEPLTGNGIDRDPETGNDCSGAGTRTTDERADLSIAKQTNGAGAADNVLAANQDTLSYTLTVTNNGPDSTTGVVVNDTVPGFVNGRTQISVTAAPVGWNCAINGASVVCRSGTNALANGASAQIVIQVKRALFDSFNQPAGTCGGTAISGAFCNTAGVGIDAAVAGSVGELNGNNNQASDWIRIARVANVATTAKTISSGTPGRAGVNTTYVMSYINRGPSTVPGVIFRDVFTLPANDSGFVLVSAQRTGAGTKACTATAGAGVTVTVDAGGTSYANPTGSPAQVTVQCPALPSLTNEQTETLQVVIRPNVNSGNTGRQFDNIADFVVDIDGDGNGDATAGTDGDGNTYDFNTDTSDDSKSAQLPFEAGQVDLITNKVDTGFTGGVDPLGFDATNAAANLITYRITIRNNGPSVATDVRLADTFTPPSGRTVTFIGASATPTGTFDPAACSVTSGSNPTVGAVQVLNCLMPGIGFSTNVAGVVASGQTSTLYLRYRYDTPPGAAGDTVSNLAQATSAETDSNTANNGASQETTIRASADVGVSKHVVTTAPDADPDAALPANATSVGLRQPFFYVIDGVNNGPGASLSRDRSGSSPLNGTGTVVSDTLPAGLVVVGQVTWQKKGPIPGGGGGEVPNGTGSCTQASATLTCNLGDVTVSGKLRIVVPVRWDTYPGASAINNTATITTEQVDRVPPNNTSTVPILVTRASLAGTVFEDRDRAGGNGGVRQNGEPGIAGVTIVLSGTDAYGNAVNRSTTTASDGSYSFDNLSAAGASGYTLTQTQPTGYRNGPVDPPAAGASAPSLGGTYAAGSPNSSYTTIPVGATDAAVRYDFPEVRRPSLSGRVYVDLNFNNVRDGGDPAIAGATVELLDATTGAVLATTSTDGNGAYRFDDLDPTLTYSVREPLPSGQYSNRPSAINPGQIGGAACAAATCVPGTAVAAPGGPDAASTDRISQIQLGAGLDGTEFNFGENPSGSAIQGRVWRDDDNDGVIDPAETGLADVELVLTGTDQNGQAVNLTTKTDATGNYSFIGLLPGTYTVTEPTQPTGTLNGKTVPGDKGGTATGVTTTPSAIATIVLGANQQGQHYDFGEVAAASLSGRVYYDNDDNGVVGSDESGIANVRVVLTGTDDLGAAVQLSVQTDAQGHYRFENLRPGTYTVTEPDQPADTRNGITTAGTVGGATRGVATPRETVPSAISAVILAPGAQSIDNNFGEIANTPDLVVSKLADPVKFTVNNTASYTISVRNIGPRPTAGVYQVQDRLPPGVTLAALPTGNGWTCTGAVGGDRFSCDASTLIAPAQTASDRIKVQVAVGAAAATGTPVNNAVLVQGGGEDATHSPTPAERGAFEGDVTQLPVCDPAITQNACRVPTQVQLAASVSGTVWFDVGSDDTLLDGGDRRLQNWIVELVDPTSGQVVKTTLSAADGSYRFGDVIPGQKWHIRFRDPSSGIIWAFPVSGETASGAAAPCAADAAISNGSNSSCRVSDGGISQLEVVLKAGENLPQQSLPVDPSGVVYDAVTRDPVPGAIVTLAPVGVCAGYDPATSLLNTAAGGYRIDGNAVSMTVGNDGYYQFLFGPAAPARCEFALTVTPPGGYVFVSTLIPAEGSSLSPPGAVGSNYQVQPNALAPTGPVGTATQYYLQLFAGSATAGIVHNHIPLDTAVATGLAITKTGDRQTAEVGDTVQYTITIRQTAGSPLQTVNVVDRLPRGFTYIDGTARANGVAVAAPLGKPGPTLGFATGPIQVGQQIALTYRVRIGVGAQQGDGINRAQAHGCSIAGGCIDPVSLQPRSGSLPSNQAQYRVRVSGGVFTEEGCVLGKVFVDCNVNHVQDREELGIPGVRLYFEDGTWVISDSEGKYSYCGLPPQSHTLKVDASTLPVGSRLTTSSNRNLGDADSLFIDLKNGELHRADFVEGSCSNPVIEQVKARRTQGEVRAPETETGHAPLRFSSKPLRAPQQGTDSPAQAPIVKPRGTPPPDVTVPAEVQP from the coding sequence ATGGCCGTCCTGCTGTCGGCCGCGCCTGCGCTGGCCGCGGCCGCGGACCTGCAGATCACCAACCTGTCCGACACCGGCTACGATCCGACGCCGGCCGGGGGCAACGTGGTCTACAGCGTTACCGTCGAGAACAGTGCCGCCGATACGGTCAACAACGCGGTGGTGATCTTCGACCTGCCCGCCGGTGCCCAGGCGGGCTCGCCGTTGCCGTCGTCCTGCAGCGTGGCCGCCGGCAACGCGCAGCGCATCGAATGCCGGGTCGGCACGCTGGTCGGTACCTTTTCTTCCAACGGCGCGCCGGTGACCTTCCAGTTGCCGGTGAGCACGGTCGGCCTGGTCCCGGGCACGATCGAGATCCGCGGCGCGATCGGCGTGGAAACCGGCCTGCCCGCGGCGAGCACGCCGATCGCGTCGCTGGCCGATGCCGATCCGTTCTTCGCCGGCGACAGCAACGCGGCCAACAATCGCCGCCTGGAAGCGACCACGCTGGAATCGGCGGGCGACCTGAGCGTGGAGAAGACCGCCACGCCGAACCCGGTCGTCGCCGGCGCCGAGGTCACCTATACCGTCACCGTGCGCAACGCCGGCCCCAGCGCTTCGGCCGGCTTCACCGTGGTCGACACGTTGCCGGCCGCGGTGCAGTACGTGGCCAACAGCTTCAATGGCAGCGGCTGGACCTTCAACAGCGGCAGCATGACCGCCACCCACGCCGGCGCGCTGGCCAACGGCGGCAGCAGCAGCTTCACCTTCCGCGCCCGGGTCACCGCGGCCAGCGGCAACATCGTCAACACCGCACGCGTGCAGGCCGGCTCCACGCCGGATCCGTTGCCCGACAACAACACCGGCAGCGTGACCACCACGGTCACCGCCGGCGCCGACCTGGCGCTGAGCAAGAGCGTCAACCCCTCGCCGGCGATCTCCGGCCAGCCGGTCACCTTCAACATCCAGGTGCGCAACCAGGGCCCGAGCGCCGCGCTCAATCCGCGCTTCGTGGACAACCTGCCCACCGGCTTCCTGGCCAGCGGCGGCACCGTGCCGGCCGGCTGGACCTGCACCAACAGCAACGGCAACGCCACCCGCACCTGCGCATTGAACGGCAGCCTGGCGGTCGGCGCCGTGGCCGATTTCACCATCGAGAGCACGGTGCCGGCGTCCGGCACCAACAGCAGCGGCGACGTCACCAACAGCGCCACCGCCAGCTCCGACACGCCGGACGCGAACAGCACCGACAACACCGGCAGCACCACCTTCACCGTGCTCGCCGACGGTGCCGACCTGTCGTTGCAGAAGACCAAGACCCCGGCGCTGGTGCCGGTGTGGAGCGGCGTCGGCAGCGATCTGGACAGCCGCATGACCAGCAGCATCGTCGTGCGCAACATGGGTCCGCGCCCGGCCACCGGCCAGGTGCAGACGGTGGATACGCTGGCGACCGGCGAAGAGCTGTTGCAGCCGGACGGCAGCGTGGCGCAGCCGGGCGTGGCGTTCGCCAGCGGCGCGTGGACCTGCAGCGTGGACCAGGCCTACAGCGGCTCCAGCGTGCAGCACGTGACCTGCGACCTCGGCGCCGGTTCGCTGCCGCTGGCAGTGGGCGCGCAGGCGCCGACGCTGCAGTTGCTGACGCGTGCGCGCAGTTCCTCGGCCAACCTGCTCAACAACGCCTGTACCGGCGGCTCCGGCGGCTCGATCGAGCCGCTGACCGGCAACGGCATCGACCGCGACCCGGAAACCGGCAACGACTGCTCGGGCGCGGGCACCCGCACCACCGACGAGCGCGCCGACCTGTCCATCGCCAAGCAGACCAATGGTGCCGGCGCTGCCGACAACGTGCTGGCGGCCAACCAGGACACGCTCAGCTACACCCTGACCGTGACCAACAACGGCCCGGACAGCACCACCGGCGTGGTGGTCAACGACACCGTGCCCGGCTTCGTCAACGGCCGCACCCAGATCAGCGTGACCGCCGCCCCGGTCGGCTGGAACTGCGCCATCAACGGCGCCTCGGTGGTCTGCCGCTCCGGCACCAACGCACTGGCCAACGGCGCCAGCGCGCAGATCGTCATCCAGGTCAAGCGCGCGCTGTTCGACAGCTTCAACCAGCCCGCCGGCACCTGCGGCGGCACCGCCATCAGCGGCGCGTTCTGCAACACCGCCGGGGTCGGCATCGATGCGGCCGTGGCCGGTTCGGTGGGCGAGCTCAACGGCAACAACAACCAGGCCTCGGACTGGATCCGCATCGCGCGCGTGGCCAACGTCGCCACCACCGCCAAGACCATTTCCTCGGGCACGCCCGGCCGCGCCGGCGTCAACACCACCTATGTGATGTCCTACATCAACCGCGGCCCGTCGACGGTGCCCGGGGTGATCTTCCGCGACGTGTTCACCCTGCCGGCCAACGATTCGGGCTTCGTGCTGGTGTCCGCGCAGCGCACCGGCGCCGGCACCAAGGCCTGTACTGCCACCGCTGGCGCCGGGGTGACGGTCACCGTCGATGCCGGCGGCACCTCCTATGCCAACCCGACCGGTTCGCCGGCGCAGGTCACCGTGCAGTGCCCGGCGCTGCCTTCGCTCACCAACGAGCAGACCGAAACCCTGCAGGTGGTGATCCGGCCCAACGTCAACAGCGGCAACACCGGCCGCCAGTTCGACAACATCGCCGACTTCGTGGTGGACATCGATGGCGACGGCAACGGCGATGCCACTGCCGGTACCGACGGCGACGGCAACACCTACGACTTCAATACCGACACCAGCGACGACAGCAAGAGCGCGCAGCTGCCGTTCGAGGCCGGCCAGGTCGACCTGATCACCAACAAGGTGGACACCGGCTTCACCGGCGGCGTGGACCCGCTCGGCTTCGACGCGACCAATGCCGCGGCGAACCTGATCACCTACCGCATCACCATCCGCAACAACGGCCCGTCGGTCGCCACCGACGTGCGCCTGGCCGACACTTTCACTCCGCCATCCGGCCGCACCGTCACCTTCATCGGCGCCTCGGCCACGCCCACCGGCACCTTCGATCCGGCCGCCTGTTCGGTGACCTCCGGCAGCAACCCGACCGTGGGCGCGGTGCAGGTGCTGAACTGCCTGATGCCCGGCATCGGCTTCAGCACCAACGTCGCCGGCGTGGTCGCGTCCGGCCAGACCAGCACGCTGTACCTGCGCTACCGCTACGACACCCCGCCCGGCGCGGCCGGCGACACGGTCAGCAACCTGGCCCAGGCCACGTCCGCCGAAACCGACAGCAACACCGCCAACAACGGCGCCAGCCAGGAAACCACGATCCGCGCGTCCGCCGACGTGGGCGTGAGCAAGCACGTGGTCACCACCGCGCCCGACGCCGATCCGGATGCGGCGCTGCCGGCCAACGCCACCTCGGTGGGCCTGCGCCAGCCGTTCTTCTACGTGATCGACGGCGTCAACAACGGTCCCGGCGCGAGCCTGTCGCGCGACCGCAGCGGCAGCAGCCCGCTCAACGGCACCGGCACCGTGGTCAGCGACACGCTGCCCGCCGGGCTGGTGGTCGTCGGCCAGGTGACCTGGCAGAAGAAGGGCCCGATCCCGGGCGGCGGTGGCGGCGAAGTGCCCAACGGCACCGGCAGCTGCACCCAGGCCTCGGCCACGCTGACCTGCAACCTCGGCGACGTCACCGTCAGCGGCAAGCTGCGCATCGTGGTGCCGGTGCGCTGGGATACCTATCCGGGCGCGTCGGCGATCAACAACACCGCCACCATCACCACCGAGCAGGTCGATCGCGTCCCGCCGAACAACACGTCCACCGTGCCGATCCTGGTCACCCGGGCGTCGCTGGCCGGTACCGTGTTCGAGGACCGCGACCGCGCGGGCGGCAACGGCGGCGTGCGCCAGAACGGCGAACCCGGCATCGCCGGCGTGACCATCGTGCTGAGCGGCACCGACGCCTACGGCAATGCGGTCAACCGCAGCACCACCACCGCGTCCGACGGCAGCTACAGCTTCGACAACCTGTCGGCGGCCGGCGCCAGCGGCTACACGCTGACCCAGACCCAGCCCACCGGCTATCGCAATGGCCCGGTGGATCCGCCGGCCGCCGGTGCCAGCGCGCCGTCGCTGGGCGGCACCTATGCCGCCGGCAGTCCCAACTCCAGCTACACCACGATTCCGGTCGGCGCGACCGACGCGGCGGTGCGCTACGACTTCCCGGAAGTGCGTCGTCCCAGCCTGTCCGGCCGGGTCTACGTGGACCTGAACTTCAACAACGTGCGCGACGGCGGCGATCCGGCGATCGCCGGTGCCACCGTGGAACTGCTCGACGCCACCACCGGCGCGGTGCTGGCCACCACCAGCACCGACGGCAACGGCGCCTATCGCTTCGACGACCTGGATCCGACGCTCACCTACAGCGTGCGCGAGCCGCTGCCGAGCGGCCAGTACAGCAACCGTCCCAGCGCGATCAATCCCGGCCAGATCGGCGGCGCGGCGTGCGCGGCGGCCACCTGCGTGCCCGGCACCGCGGTAGCCGCCCCCGGCGGCCCGGATGCGGCCAGCACCGACCGCATCTCGCAGATCCAGCTGGGCGCAGGCCTGGACGGCACCGAGTTCAACTTCGGCGAGAACCCCAGCGGCAGCGCGATCCAGGGACGGGTGTGGCGCGACGACGACAACGACGGCGTGATCGACCCGGCCGAGACCGGCCTGGCCGACGTGGAGCTGGTGCTGACCGGCACCGATCAGAACGGCCAGGCGGTCAACCTGACCACCAAGACCGATGCGACCGGCAACTACAGCTTCATCGGCCTGCTGCCGGGCACCTACACGGTGACCGAGCCGACCCAGCCGACCGGCACCCTCAACGGCAAGACCGTGCCCGGCGACAAGGGCGGCACCGCCACCGGCGTGACCACCACGCCGTCGGCGATCGCCACCATCGTGCTCGGCGCAAACCAGCAAGGCCAGCACTACGACTTCGGCGAAGTGGCGGCGGCCTCGCTGTCCGGCCGCGTGTACTACGACAACGACGACAACGGCGTGGTCGGCAGCGACGAGTCGGGCATCGCCAACGTGCGCGTGGTACTGACCGGCACCGACGATCTCGGCGCCGCGGTGCAGCTGAGCGTGCAGACCGACGCGCAGGGCCACTACCGCTTCGAGAACCTGCGTCCGGGCACCTACACGGTGACCGAACCCGATCAGCCGGCCGATACCCGCAACGGCATCACCACGGCCGGTACCGTCGGCGGCGCCACGCGCGGCGTGGCGACCCCGCGCGAGACCGTGCCGTCGGCGATTTCCGCGGTGATCCTGGCTCCGGGCGCGCAGTCGATCGACAACAACTTCGGCGAGATCGCCAACACCCCGGACCTGGTCGTCAGCAAGCTCGCCGACCCGGTCAAGTTCACCGTCAACAACACCGCCAGCTACACGATCAGCGTGCGCAACATCGGCCCGCGTCCGACCGCCGGCGTGTACCAGGTGCAGGACCGCCTGCCGCCGGGCGTGACCCTGGCGGCGCTGCCCACCGGCAACGGCTGGACCTGCACCGGCGCGGTCGGCGGCGACCGCTTCAGCTGCGATGCCAGTACGCTGATCGCGCCTGCACAGACCGCCAGCGACCGCATCAAGGTGCAGGTCGCGGTCGGCGCGGCCGCGGCGACCGGCACTCCGGTCAACAACGCGGTGCTGGTGCAGGGCGGTGGCGAAGACGCCACGCACAGCCCGACGCCGGCCGAACGCGGCGCGTTCGAGGGCGACGTGACCCAGCTGCCGGTGTGCGATCCGGCGATCACCCAGAACGCCTGCCGCGTGCCGACCCAGGTGCAGTTGGCGGCCTCGGTGTCCGGCACGGTGTGGTTCGACGTGGGCAGCGACGACACCCTGCTCGACGGCGGCGATCGCCGCCTGCAGAACTGGATCGTCGAACTGGTCGATCCGACCAGCGGCCAGGTGGTCAAGACCACGCTCAGCGCCGCCGACGGCAGCTACCGCTTCGGCGACGTGATCCCCGGGCAGAAGTGGCACATCCGCTTCCGCGATCCGAGCTCCGGGATCATCTGGGCGTTCCCGGTCAGCGGCGAGACCGCTTCCGGCGCCGCCGCCCCGTGCGCGGCCGACGCGGCGATCAGCAACGGCAGCAACAGCTCGTGCCGGGTCAGCGACGGCGGCATCAGCCAGCTGGAAGTGGTGCTCAAGGCCGGCGAGAACCTGCCGCAGCAGAGCCTGCCGGTGGATCCGTCGGGCGTGGTCTACGACGCGGTCACCCGCGACCCGGTGCCCGGTGCGATCGTCACCCTGGCCCCGGTCGGCGTCTGCGCCGGCTACGACCCGGCCACCAGCCTGCTCAACACCGCGGCCGGCGGCTACCGCATCGACGGCAACGCGGTGTCGATGACCGTTGGCAACGACGGCTACTACCAGTTCCTGTTCGGCCCGGCGGCGCCGGCGCGCTGCGAGTTCGCGCTGACAGTGACCCCACCGGGCGGCTACGTCTTCGTTTCCACGCTGATCCCGGCCGAAGGCAGTTCGCTGTCGCCGCCCGGCGCGGTGGGCAGCAACTACCAGGTGCAGCCCAACGCGCTGGCGCCGACCGGTCCGGTCGGCACCGCGACCCAGTACTACCTGCAGCTGTTCGCCGGGTCGGCCACCGCCGGCATTGTGCACAACCACATCCCGCTGGACACCGCGGTGGCCACCGGTTTGGCCATCACCAAGACCGGCGACCGCCAGACCGCCGAAGTGGGCGATACCGTGCAATACACCATCACCATCCGCCAGACCGCCGGCAGCCCGCTGCAGACGGTGAACGTGGTCGATCGCCTGCCGCGCGGCTTCACCTACATCGACGGCACCGCGCGCGCCAACGGCGTGGCCGTGGCCGCGCCGCTGGGCAAGCCGGGCCCGACCCTGGGCTTCGCCACCGGTCCGATCCAGGTCGGCCAGCAGATCGCGCTGACCTACCGGGTGCGTATCGGCGTCGGCGCGCAGCAGGGCGACGGCATCAACCGCGCACAGGCGCACGGCTGCTCGATCGCCGGTGGCTGTATCGATCCGGTCTCGCTGCAACCGCGTTCCGGTTCGCTGCCGTCCAACCAGGCGCAGTACCGCGTGCGCGTCAGCGGCGGCGTGTTCACCGAGGAGGGCTGCGTGCTCGGCAAGGTGTTCGTGGACTGCAACGTCAACCACGTGCAGGACCGCGAAGAGCTCGGCATTCCCGGCGTGCGTTTGTACTTCGAGGACGGCACCTGGGTGATCAGCGATTCGGAAGGCAAGTACAGCTACTGCGGCCTGCCGCCGCAGAGCCACACGCTGAAGGTCGATGCCAGCACGCTGCCGGTCGGCTCGCGCCTGACCACCAGCAGCAACCGCAACCTCGGCGATGCCGACAGCCTGTTCATCGATCTCAAGAACGGCGAGCTGCACCGCGCCGACTTCGTCGAGGGCAGCTGTTCCAACCCGGTGATCGAGCAGGTCAAGGCGCGCCGCACGCAAGGCGAAGTGCGCGCGCCGGAAACCGAAACCGGCCACGCGCCGCTGCGCTTCAGCAGCAAGCCGCTGCGCGCGCCGCAGCAGGGCACCGACAGCCCGGCGCAAGCGCCGATCGTCAAGCCACGCGGCACCCCACCGCCCGATGTCACCGTTCCTGCGGAGGTGCAACCATGA
- a CDS encoding OmpA family protein gives MTTTHSRFVLSRTVAAALLLGACAAGNAQTQLLPQQQRISDEAIAADLHGYQSVQDRIQALNDGGRPVRDYALSKAQCWLDVSFHEYTRNDRSAFPQGALSESEKLVQLMEQGATTIPTETPLVNDAKYLRDDLWQRLRALHGTAGFSCAQQAAACGEVELVHAGNEFNQQQWRHSKPYIQIAEDLVNDAEALARQCGGPERPDTPAAAPIPLVANVLFEFDRDGYKDIRTHSLESLDRALARIAEEKLTLQKVELVGHADRMDGRGHDYNQGLSERRARTVRELLIGRGVAADRIRYEYRGDSQQVQQCAGVTPRAALLECLLPNRRVEVRLVVGRGD, from the coding sequence ATGACCACGACCCACTCCCGCTTCGTCCTGTCCCGCACCGTCGCCGCCGCGCTGCTGCTCGGCGCCTGTGCCGCCGGCAACGCGCAGACCCAGTTGCTGCCGCAGCAGCAACGCATCAGCGACGAGGCCATCGCCGCCGACCTGCACGGCTACCAATCCGTGCAGGACCGCATCCAGGCGCTCAACGACGGCGGCCGCCCGGTGCGCGACTACGCCTTGTCCAAGGCGCAATGCTGGCTCGACGTGTCCTTCCACGAATACACCCGCAACGACCGCAGCGCGTTCCCGCAAGGCGCGCTGAGCGAGTCGGAGAAACTGGTGCAGCTGATGGAGCAGGGCGCCACGACGATCCCGACCGAGACGCCTCTGGTCAACGACGCCAAGTACTTGCGCGACGATTTGTGGCAGCGCCTGCGCGCGCTGCACGGCACTGCCGGTTTCAGCTGCGCGCAGCAGGCCGCGGCCTGCGGCGAGGTCGAGCTGGTGCACGCCGGCAACGAGTTCAACCAGCAGCAATGGCGCCATTCCAAGCCGTACATCCAGATCGCCGAAGACCTGGTCAACGATGCCGAGGCGCTGGCACGGCAGTGCGGCGGGCCGGAGCGGCCGGACACGCCAGCGGCGGCGCCGATCCCGCTGGTGGCCAACGTGCTGTTCGAGTTCGACCGCGACGGCTACAAGGACATCCGCACCCATTCGCTGGAAAGCCTGGATCGCGCGCTGGCGCGCATCGCCGAAGAGAAGCTGACCTTGCAGAAGGTGGAGCTGGTGGGCCATGCCGACCGCATGGACGGCCGCGGCCACGACTACAACCAGGGCCTGTCCGAGCGCCGCGCGCGCACCGTGCGCGAACTGCTGATCGGCCGCGGCGTCGCCGCCGACCGCATCCGCTATGAATACCGTGGCGACAGCCAGCAGGTGCAGCAGTGCGCCGGCGTGACCCCGCGTGCGGCCTTGCTGGAGTGCCTGCTGCCGAACCGCCGCGTCGAAGTGCGACTGGTGGTCGGCCGCGGCGACTGA
- a CDS encoding lipo-like protein, whose translation MLSLPRLLGRHLAKFLSKPRRHRSELPTSPPQLLQATLRKGDVLLVEGNSRFSTAIKYLSQSTWSHAALYIGDHLGTASDADAPTFCDVDINVGVRLIGLSEFAGLHTRICRPVGLGAEEIDAVVDYMVSRVGNSYDLKNILDLARYLIRTPPLPSSVKRRFLELGSGEPTKAICSTLLAQAFGAIRYPILPEIGSVPVPDAQDAEILHNRHHSLYLPRDFDVSPYFNVVKPRLQSGFDFHRLIWQGDAGEDVAQRQRVASVA comes from the coding sequence ATGCTGTCCTTGCCACGCCTGCTGGGTCGTCACCTGGCCAAGTTCCTGTCCAAGCCGCGCCGGCACCGCTCGGAACTGCCGACCAGTCCGCCGCAGCTGCTGCAGGCGACCTTGCGCAAGGGCGACGTGCTGCTGGTCGAGGGCAACAGCCGCTTCTCCACCGCGATCAAGTACCTGAGCCAGTCCACCTGGTCGCACGCCGCGCTGTACATCGGCGATCACCTGGGAACGGCGTCCGACGCGGACGCGCCGACGTTCTGCGACGTGGACATCAACGTCGGCGTGCGCCTGATCGGGCTGAGCGAATTCGCCGGGCTGCACACACGCATCTGCCGTCCGGTGGGGCTGGGCGCCGAGGAGATCGACGCGGTGGTCGACTACATGGTCAGCCGCGTCGGCAACAGCTACGACCTGAAGAACATCCTCGATCTGGCGCGCTATCTGATCCGCACCCCGCCACTGCCGTCGTCGGTGAAGCGCCGCTTCCTGGAACTGGGCAGCGGCGAGCCGACCAAGGCGATCTGCTCGACGCTGCTGGCGCAGGCCTTCGGCGCGATCCGCTATCCGATCCTGCCGGAGATCGGCAGCGTGCCGGTGCCCGATGCGCAGGATGCGGAGATCCTGCACAACCGTCATCACAGTCTGTATCTGCCGCGCGACTTCGACGTCTCGCCCTACTTCAACGTGGTGAAGCCGCGCCTGCAGTCCGGTTTCGATTTCCATCGCCTGATCTGGCAGGGCGATGCCGGCGAAGACGTGGCGCAGCGTCAGCGCGTCGCGTCGGTTGCCTGA